The genome window GTATTTTTTGATCATTTAGCAGATTAGTTGATTGTATTAGTATGCTTTATTGGTTCATCGAGTTGATCTTTACCAGGGCGAACATGTTGTGGAAGCATTGCCCAAGGTTTTGGCTCGCGTCGAATGCTATAAAATAGCGTTACACCCATCATTAAAATAAAAATCGAGATAGGAAAACCAATAATAATGGAGGCAAATTTAATTGCTTGTAATCCACCTGCATAAATTAATACCCATGAAATTACCGCAATTGCAACTCCCCATAAGACACGTATAGATTTAGGTGGTTCTGTATCGCCTGCGGCATCAAGTATGCACAGGACTAACGTTCCTGAATCTGCAGAGGTGATAAAGTAAGTTGCGAGCAATATACACGCTAGAATACTGAGTATCGTCCCTAATAAACCTTCATCTAAGTTATTAAATAATGTAAACAGTGCGCGCGTGCTATCTTCTTTTGTGGCCTTAAGGACTGTTCCACCTATAAATACATCTTGCTTAATTACTTGCTCTGAATTGCTTACTTGAGCTGCAACGTTATTTTGTTCAAAGGCGTTTCGCTCGTCTTGCTCTATTTTTAATGCACTGCCACCAAATACAGATAACCAAAGAAATGCAATGGCTGTCGGTGCTATCAGTGCACCGCCTATAAGTTCACGAATTGTGCGACCTTTAGATATACGCGCAATAAACATGCCTACAAATGGCGCCCAGGTCATCCACCATGGCCAGTAAAAGCTAGTCCACGAACTTTGCCAATTGGTGTCTTTTTGTGTGTCGGTCCATAATCCCATTTGCACAATATTTTGAAGATAGTTACCAGTGCTTTCGAAAAAAATATTAAAGATGTATCGAGTAGGTCCAATCGCTAAAACAATTAATACTAATAATAGAGAAAGCAGCATATTCCACTGCGATAATAAACGAATACCTCGGCCAACCCCTGAAAGCACTGAGCCAACAGCGATGGTACATAAAGTAACAATTAAAATAGTTTGTGTTGTTAGGCTTATATCAATACCAAAAGTTTGTTGTAATCCGGAGTTTATTTGTATAACACCGAGGCTTAAAGTTTGGGCTATACCAAAGGCAGTTACAGCAACGGTAATGATATCGGCAATATGACCAATTGGGCCGTAAATACGTTCCCCTACGATAGGATATAAAATAGATCTAAAAGTGAATGGTAGGCCTTTACGATAAGAAAAATAAGAGAGGGCTAGTGCGACAATAACAAAAAGTGACCATGGATGAAGACCCCAGTGATAAAAAGTTAGCTGCATCGACATTGAGGCTGATTCGTCGGTCAACCCTTCGGTAAATGGATTATCTGCGTAATGCCACATAGGCTCTGCGACTGACCAAAAAACTAAACCTATTCCCATCCCGCCTGAAAACAACATTGAAATCCAAGCCCAAAAGCTAAATTCGGGCTTGTCGTTGTCGTTTTCGCTTAATCTAATATGGCCATAACGACTAACCATAAGATAAATCAAAAAGGCGACCACGAGCGAAACTAAGCCAATAGAAAACCACTTCATATTATAAAGTAAGAAAGTAGCGAGAGTTTCAAAGTAGTGACCTGCTTTATTAGCGAGTATCACAATAAATAAAATGAAGGCGATTAAAATTACTTTGGAAGCAATGGTAACCGTGGGGTTGAGTCCCTTAAAAATTCCGGACTTAGCTCTTATTGTGGAGTGTGTCATGTGTTGTCCTGTGAGTGTGTGTTTTTATTGCTTTTTGTTAAATAGTGTTTGAAAACTAGAAAATTTACCACCTCATTACAAATTATAAATTCTCATCAATCCATGAGTTTTAGTTATGCATGAGGTTTAGTGCTATTACTCTAAAGCCTTTTAAAAAGTTAAGTTCAACAATTATGCATGATAAAAACTCATCGATAGGTAGCGCAAAAATCGTTTGTTTAGTGCGCTGTTGTTAATCAAAATCAAGTCAGTTGATAACAAAATGTAGTTATGACCTGAGAGTTTAATTTAAATAAAAACGCTTAATTTGTTTTTCTTAAATTAAGAGTTAGGACTTATCTTTCATCACACACACCGTTTGGAGAAATAGCATGAGCAATGTAAAACAAAAAATAATCCCTATTCAGCAGATTGATCGTGTACTTAATCCTATTCATGAGGCCACAGGGATGCCTAATGAGGCTTATACCAATCCAGAGTATTTTAAATTTGAACGCGATCAGGTTTTTGGCAGCACATGGGTCTGTGTTGGTTTCGCTTCTGATTTGACAAAAAATGGTTACGTAAAGCCAATTAACTTTATGGATTTACCACTTTTACTAATGAAAAACCGCCAAGGCGATGTGCAGGTTTTTCATAATGTATGTAGTCACCGAGGCATGAAGCTGATTCATGAAGAGGGTGAAGTACAAGGCATGATCCGCTGCCCTTATCATTCTTGGACATACGATCTGGACGGTAACTTAAAGGGGACTCCTCATATTGGTGGTATTGCAAAGCATAAAGACGAGCGCTTTAAGTGTGAAAATCATGGGTTAAAAGCACTGCGCTCAGCCATTTGGATGGATATGGTTTTTGTTAACTTGTCGGGCGATGCTGCAAGTTTTGAAGAGCACATTGCAC of Pseudoalteromonas arctica A 37-1-2 contains these proteins:
- a CDS encoding BCCT family transporter is translated as MTHSTIRAKSGIFKGLNPTVTIASKVILIAFILFIVILANKAGHYFETLATFLLYNMKWFSIGLVSLVVAFLIYLMVSRYGHIRLSENDNDKPEFSFWAWISMLFSGGMGIGLVFWSVAEPMWHYADNPFTEGLTDESASMSMQLTFYHWGLHPWSLFVIVALALSYFSYRKGLPFTFRSILYPIVGERIYGPIGHIADIITVAVTAFGIAQTLSLGVIQINSGLQQTFGIDISLTTQTILIVTLCTIAVGSVLSGVGRGIRLLSQWNMLLSLLLVLIVLAIGPTRYIFNIFFESTGNYLQNIVQMGLWTDTQKDTNWQSSWTSFYWPWWMTWAPFVGMFIARISKGRTIRELIGGALIAPTAIAFLWLSVFGGSALKIEQDERNAFEQNNVAAQVSNSEQVIKQDVFIGGTVLKATKEDSTRALFTLFNNLDEGLLGTILSILACILLATYFITSADSGTLVLCILDAAGDTEPPKSIRVLWGVAIAVISWVLIYAGGLQAIKFASIIIGFPISIFILMMGVTLFYSIRREPKPWAMLPQHVRPGKDQLDEPIKHTNTIN